The sequence tgctgttgattgagcttaacttgtattgaacctgaaatatttctTAAAGAGAGGAGGCTAGATACACTTGCACAATGAATTGAAATATTTCAGAAGTATAAAGGCGTATGGAAGAGCATTATAAGGTTCAGCATTGAGATGCCTTTGATTGCACTTGCAATGTCACCGAAGTGGAAAATTATTCAAGATGAATTCACACGCATGAGGTGCTGGGACCTTATGTGTACAGCAGTTAATGACACATTGCTCTTTAGACTGACTTTATGACTGCCCGATAATGTTTCTAAAGCAACCAAATCAAACAAGGCAAATTAAAACACAAGATGCTCAGTGTTATTCTCGCTTTACTGGTCACCAAACATCCTAAAGCCCTTATGGAAGTGACAGATTGACATCTTCAAAATAATATTAACTTTACTCCACACTGGTAAAGAATAAATGGCTTTTGCATGCCCAATTTGTAAAACTCTATGCTAGGTTTCAGGTTTATTATTATCTAAACTAAAATGCAAAGAGGCATTACAATAGAGGACACAGGTGATGTGTAACGAAGTTGGGGAAAATAAGTAATCTTGACAATGACTTTCTGGCCAATGAAGTAACAGTTTTGCACAGTGATGTTATTGGAATGACAAAATCTTCAAATCTTTGTGCACATTTAGCCAACACAGTTTTTAATCACAGTTTTTTGGACATTTGTCTGCTGCAGAGGTGGTTGAGAGAACCATGCTCTTTCCCAGACAGATTTTTATGCTTTTTCTAGTCCTGTTGGTCAATGCTGCAGAGCAGGAAGTTTCTGAAAAGAAAGACGGCTGTATGTGGGGTCACCCCGGAATCCCAGGAGACCCAGGACACAATGGAATGCCAGGTCGTGATGGCAGAGATGGGGCCAAGGGGGACAAAGGAGATAGAGGTAAGAaaaaagcaaatatgttttgACTCCAGTTAATCAGTCACCTTTGAACTAAGCTAGTAAGGTCAGAGAGTGACAAAACTTAAACTGAAAAATTGTACAACCGTGTTTGTAATGCCATATGATATTCAATGTTAAAGTCCGTCACACTTAAGACAGTAGCATGTTTATCAGATTAATAGTTTTGAAACCTCACATGCAATAACAGTGTTTCATAAAATACATACATAGCACAAAATGCTGTATAAGGCTTTCAACGGCTTTGTTGCTTTATAAAGGGGACATAGGAACCTGCGGGGAAGCTGGTAAACATGGACCAAAAGGAGATAAAGGAGAACCTGGTAAAATGTTGAtttctttgtttccttttcttgGTCCTTATCTTATTTGATCTGTTGTTTTTCAACCCTCATGTTTCTTGGAGTATGGACAGAATTCACTTTAGTTTAAtagattagtttttttttagcatttttaaatttCAAATGGCTATTGCTATTATAACAAAGGAATGGTTGGTCCTTTGCAGGTATTGCTGGCATGGGTGGTATGAAAGGGCGGCGTGGAGATAATGGTGACAGGGGCCCACCAGGCAAAATGGGACCCCAAGGCTTCCCAGGGCCACTAGGTTTGAAAGGCCAGAAGGGAGAAATAGGTCTGCAAGGACCACAGGGCATCAAAGGGGAGGTAGGCCCTGAAGGTCCTGAAGGACCAAAAGGAGACATTGGCTTTAAAGGAGAGAAGGGCTTACAGGGCCCTTTGGGGCCTCTAGGACGACCAGGCCCAAAGGGTGATCTTGGCAATCAAGGTATCAAAGGCAGCATTGGTTTGCGCGGTGAGAAAGGGTCAAAAGGCAACATTGGAGAACAAGGTCCAAAAGGTGACATGCCTGAGATACCAAAAAGTGCTTTCTCAGCTGGACTGAGTGAAACCTCTAAAATACCTCCTGCTAACACACCAATTCGTTTTGATAAAATCCTCTATAACCGCCAGGGTCACTATGACCCTCAGACCGGCCGCTTCACCTGTGCCATCAGTGGAGCCTATTAtttcacctatcatatcactgtCTACTCTCGCAATGTTAAAGTGGCACTGGTAAAGAATGGTCAGCGAATGATCCACACCATGGACAACTACCAAAGTGGCGAGGACCAGGCGGCAGGGGGAGCGGTCCTAGACCTGGAGGTGGGAGACAAGGTGTGGCTACAAGTGGCTGACGGAGAGCTATTTAACGGGCTTTAtgcagatgaagatgatgacacTGTTTTTTCTGGATTTCTCCTCTTTGCAGCCTAAATTATCTACCCTGAAGAGCCCTTTGTTCAACTGATGATGGATAGCATGTGCACATGtactttaaaattaaatattttaaatccacTAAATGGTCTCACATGCAATACttgtttttgtgttgattttcttCTTTTGACAGATTTGCTATAATATCACCATCATTTTCAATTAAACTTACAAGATAACCCATATTTGTGCATTATTGGCTCATCTTTTAAGAATATTTTCCATgcatttctgtgtttgttttttttccaggtAACCTCAAAATGTGCTTATTGTGGTGACATCTAGATTAACTGCATAGTTTTGtccaaaaatttatatttaataatttaataaagacTGGATccacctgactacattaggttacaccaaaaagtatggtacaacggggctaaaggcactcCTTAAGGAaattttttctggtcacaaagtgtatgatgactgaaaaaataaatgtctttttattgaatattgatggagcaacataatttgtgtgaaaataaataataacggaaggttgctttgataagaattatttttgtgtgtgtttgtttgtttgttttaaaggtgGGGAGGGGGTCATGTTGTGTCCCACACTTAGGGTAAAAGGCCACCAGGGGGTTTTATTGGTAGAGTGTAGATATGgtgcaatagttatagggcaaaacaatgcaaatacttttgggacatcaagataatttttttgagtaacaaataaagATAATACTTGTTCAAAATAACCAATTCAGAAAAGGGTTTACCATTTCCTGTTACTTTCAGTCACATTTTGCATTTCAAAACCTCTCAAGTattctaaacaaattaatctccattgtgattggatcagtcaatgtgagcccactttgaacaatTTTCAGAAccaatctattcgccccacttaagaaaaacaatgtgttttatagcccctgcaacaggggattttcaccccaaatactatcctttcacttattgaacagttattaaaaaaatcttttaattttATCACCTTGAACACAAATgacaatgataaataagtattttgtctcaaaatagatatgataatttcagggattcttatcagctatataaatttgcaacattataaaagttattaaatattatataaaattaccTCTGGACAGTGCTGTGGtatttttttgtttctatttggtgttttgggagaaaataaaatacaaatcttttGAGGCTTAAGCCCAGTTGTTCCCTAATCTTTGAATAAGatcagaaatagctccttaaaagaatattcctggttcagtacaagttaagctcaattgagtGCGTTTGTGGCAGAatgttaattaccaaaaaaaaaaaagaaaaaaaaaaggaggttacagtgagacacttacaatggaagtgaatggggacaatttttggagggtttaaaggtagaaatgtgaagcttgtaattttattaaagcacattaattcttctgttaaaacttgtgtactatttgagctgtaaagttatttaaatagtCGTTTACCAGGATTACAGAGTTTACagcgttatgtcatcatggcaacaaagttgtaaaactggctataactttacacagaaaaggttagtatgtgattttatcacactaaaatcatatttacgcacatattgtttacatcttatggctaGTATTTTAACCTAtacagattggtcccattcacttccattgtaagtgcctcactgggacCCAGATTTTTGAAAATGAGAGACGagtagaaattaatttttgtggtaatcaacattatgcaacaaatgctgtcgattgagcttgatttgtattgaaccccgaatattcctttgagGTAACAAATGTTTTcactttttgcagtttattttttgGGCAAAGGATAAAACACAATTTAGGTGCTGTTCTGATGGCAGAAATTACTTTGTGAGTCAGAGCACATTTCAGGTTGAATGTTTTCGATATGTAGGAACACAAATTTGGTCACAAATTGTCTCAAGATATAAGaagcacatttatttttattgaatattgatggagcaacaatttgagtgaaaagaaattacaacagaaggttgtttgaatacaattattattattattattattattattattattattatttacggGTGTGATCTAGTGTACATTCTGATTAGCTTTATACAtctgcaacattttaaaagttattaaatgttagatcaaattaccCTAAAATCAAAATGTTGCAGTTCACAGTGACAAACAGGTCGGCCtatttaggaaagtactgtggtagtttttatgTTATTTAGTGTTTTGTGAGAAATctaatcaaaggagccttttgccccgttgtaccctatgtCTAGGCGCTCGCCTTTCCTCTCAATGAAAACCAAATAATCATATAGAAGAAGTATTTGTGCGCAGAAGCATTTATATCGCATCCACAGTGCTAGAGATTTTGGCTGGCGTCCCGTGGGCAGACTCTAGGTCGCGTATCACGGGCAACTTGTTTCTCCGCCCCGAAGCAATCAGCGCAACAAGTGCACCGGTGCTGTCCAATAACATCGCGTCGCCTGCGCAGCGCCATGGATCTCTGATTTCCACCGCAGCGAAACACCTTTCAACTTTTTAACCGATTCTCTTTCAACCCATAAAGCTGCCTCGTGTCCGGTTATTTCGTTCATGTGCCTTAAATCGCCTAAGGGAGTCATGGAACGGTTTTCGTCCCGACAGATCTTTGACCACGGGACATTTGTTCTTGTGAGTGCGGGCTCCCTATGAAATATTGATCGGTCATGTACTTTCGCATTCATCATCGAACTGTCGAACGATTTCCGATGTGTTAATATGCGTAATTCACCGGACCTTGGACTGTCGGAGGAGTTAGTCGTGGCTGACGAGTCGATAGTACACGAACTACTGCTGTGACACCGGGCCAAGACGCCACTCAAGAACTATGCTAAAGGTAAGAATCGCGTGTAAATAGCAAACAATTTCCACGTTTATTTAGACGCGTCATATTGTAACGTTTCATTAAAACGAGAATGGGTATGTAATGACGAGTGAATTTAAGAGTTGGGTTCAAAAGTTTATATGAGGTTCAAAAAGCCGTTGGATTCAAAAATAAACTGTGAGAGGGAGGAGGGGGCATTGTGTATGCTTTACTATCCCTCTGGTTGTTATAGTGATGTGGGGGGTGTTAGAGCCcgtgaggggccgttcacaccgaacacgtccttatgctaaaaatgctagcagCAGGACCAAGAATAGagaagaacgcaggtgtctcgagacgcgcttTTAACAGATgacgttttctttttttaagttgacacagcgtctaaacaACGCTGCGCGGCTCAACGGTCAAATACTTCAGTCTAGCTAACGCATGTTTACagaacgtgttcggtgtgaacggcccctaagctTGTATGGCGAAAGAcgatgcggggggggggggggggggttggttggTGTGGCTAGGAGCTCCTAAAGCGCTTTATAGGGAGAGCGAGTTAATTAAACTCGCAAATAAATgagagctttttttttctttgaaaaagaaTCCAGTTGAGCACAACTTCCTAATCGACTTCACCCATACCAGCGACTTGTTCTTAAACCTAAAATATGTGTCTTTATCTCTCATCCTTgaaaggatgtttttttttttttttagtaataggATCGAAGGAGATTTTTAGACCATGTAAAAAACAATTTCACTCTTAAAATGCATTTAGGATGTTTGTGCAATAGCTTTAGGCATACACAAACCTAAATCTGTTTGTAATGCTTGGATATGTCTAAAGTCTGACACATGTTGGTCCTATGCAAGCCATGTGCTGCTGTTGACATCGTCATGTCACAGATAATTGAGTGTGCCAGAAAATATCACTGCAATATTTATTTGTAGTGCACAATAGTAGTGGTTAgctaaaggtatagttcacccaaaaatgaaaatcctgccatctttcttctgctgaacacaaacaaagatttttttgaagaatatctcagctctgttggtccattcaagtgaatggtggccagaaatctgaagctctGAAAAGAACatgaaggcagaataaaagtaatcaatatgactccagtggtcttcagaagtgatatgattggtgtgggtgaaaaGCAAATTaatttcctataaattctcctcccttcctactaggtggtgatatgcacgaagaatgcaaattgcaaaaaaaaaaaaaaaaaaaaaaaaaaagattgtgaaagtggagatttattgtaaaaaagtgatatttaaatatcaatctgtttcCCACCAAGACCTatcatatggatttaaccactggagtcttatggattacttgtatgctgcctttatgtgcttttagaacCCCCAAAATTCTGGCTACCATTTACTTGTTTTGTATGGTCCAACAAactgagacatttttctaaatctttgtgttctgcagcagaaagtcattcacaccttagatggcatgagggtgagttataatgagagaattttcatttgtggtgaactatccttttaaaagtaCTGAGCCCAGCACTTTCCCTACTCTAAACAATTGCTCTTTTAGACATCAACACATAGGGCACAGGCAATGGAATGTACTCCTCCACACACATAATGAGAGGGTTTGCATTATCACAAGACACGCTCAAGGAACTAATGCCTTGCTGTGTGCCTCCTGAAGCAGGGGACCATAAATTCATGCTATATCTCACTTCTCACCCTCTGGTCAGTGATCACACTCCCTACATAATGGTAGTGTTATATTGcttttcatttaaaggaatattccaggttcaatacaagctgagctcaattgacaggatttgtggtataatattgatttccacaaaaaaaaatttcttaaaaaaaaaaaagcaaaaatcctggttccagtgaggtacttgtaatagaagtgaatgggggccgatTTGTGAACAatagtatagcaacaagacaaaggatatgcatgtaaaataattttaatgtgataaaataataataataaaaaaaatcattgttttaaaataGGCTAATTTACTGAGAATCTAATAAGAAGCACCATTTAGaataatggaaattaaataaaactcaaaagtaaaattaACCCATTGTGGAAATGAGAATTTGGGGAAAATATGCTTAATTAACCCTAGCGGCCACCAGAGGTCACCTTCATGGATGTAACAGTTTGTTCTGTGTTCATGTTTTGAGTTATGTATATTTCTATGtatagtttttattaaaaagccTGTACATGGATCCTCCTCCTCTTGCCTCGTTCCTTCAtacgttacagaagaactgaccgatactatggatctagcggcttttCAAATGTTTGCTCTCAAACAAAGAGAGGGGACCATCGAGCCAAGTTATCAGCTGGGGAGATATTGAGCTCAAGGACTACTATCGTTTGGACTTAATGAGTCTGTGAAATCctgtctgccaggaggcagaTGTGAGCTTTCCTTGGTGGACTTCATTGACTATGCTTTGAAGCTCACATTCTCCTTCTACACTGTGGGGTATGGCAGTAATCCCAtgccgctgccagtgctcatggccacggaggccattcccttgtcactacctgtgctcacggccacggaggccgttcccctaccgctgccagcatccacggccacagaggccgttcccctgtcactgccagtgctcacggccacggaggttgACGAGGCTGTCCAgtagttccctgaggctgtccagtagttccctgaggctgtccagATCTCTAAGgttgtcgacgagcctgtccagttccccgagccTGTCCAGATCCctaaggctgtcgacgagcctgtccagttccccgaggccGTCGAGTTccccgagcctgtccagttccccgagcctgtcgacgagcctgtccagttcctgtccagttccctgaggctgtcgaccaGCCTGTCCAGTAGTTCCCTGAATCTATCCGGTTCCCCGAGCCTGTCCAGTAGTTCCCTGAACCTATCCGGTTCCCCGAGCCTGTCCAGTAGTTCCCTGAGgccgtcgacgagcctgtccagtagTTCCCTGAATCTATCCAGTTccccgagcctgtccagttccctgaggctgtcgacgagcctgttgAGTCTCCTGTCACCGTCGACTATCCTTACCAGTCCATAGAGGCCATCGACCAGCCcttgctcagcccagtaaccagcacctgtcagacaccagtcaccagtctgttgctcagcccagtaaccagcacctgtcagacaccagtcaccagtctgttgctcaggcCTGTAACCAGGGCTGAGCTACAGACTTTTTTTGAATTAACGATGGATGAGTCAAAACATttgtattaatcaacattatgccacaaatgctgttgatttagcttaacttgtatcgaacctggaacattcctttttaaAGGTCCTAAAAATAGAGctaattttctttatgtaaatgtaagatcctttttttttctttggattttcatggtgaaatatgacctacaTATATTTTCATCACCCCCATAAAACTTAGCATTGTCTTTTCACAGTTCTCTGAAAGTACATTGACATGTGTTTTCGAGCAGCGAACTTGCAGTAGACAAATGCTGGTCAGAGACAGATGAGATGAATGGGGTGTCAGAAGTTGCATTACTTGACACTTCCCATTCCTGAAGCGGGCAGGGCGTGTTCACCTCCTAACTAGGCTTCCTTTTCTCACTAACAAAAAGGAGAACTCGGTCATAATACTGTATGGTAGGTGGTATCAATAACCAAACAAAAAGAATAAATCACTCTCCTATTCAGAATACATCTGGTGTCTTTCTGATGAACACCAAATGTGTCAGACTGACTTTAGAAGTTGTTGCTTCTGTGAAGAATTTCTCTCTCAACTCTCACGCACAAACACATACGTCTATGAGTGCGTTTGACAGTATGCAGATATATTGATGCTAGTGCATAAAGCCTCATAATCAGATTAGAGTGGGGAGAAGGGTGCTACACACATGGTATATCAAGTGGGGTGGGGCGAGAGAAATCTTTACCAGAAAAATGAAGAATGCTGGTGTCCTTTAACCTTTTCACTTTGAATCTCTTGTCTTTTAGCTAGTGGAAGGGTCATCAAGTGGCGAGTCAAATgctaacaagatttttttttttttttattccgatTTCTTCAGATAATCTATATATAGATAAAAGTAAAGCAACGAAAGTCTGGAATGCTAAAGGGCGGTGTAACATTTGcaagctgaaaatataaaagagctttttaaaaaaaggctTTTACTTCCCTGTCACAACTGTGACTGGTAGTTTTCATTTTACTAATTCATAAAAATTGGCTTGTCATTGGCTGCATCATTCTTAAGTGGTGTGACAGCATGGCAAGACTTGCTTATCTTGATTGGGAGATTGTCAAAACTGGTGTGGTAGGTTATTGTTAGGAAATTCCTTTGTCAGGAAGCATCATTTTGGACTTGTCTGTGTATTTAGTCATTAGCAATGAGCAATTACGTAGTATAGAAAAtctttttaataactttaaagataagtacacccaaaaatgaaaattatgttgtcgtttactcaccctcatgtcgttctgactcgtatgactttctttcgtggaatacaaaagaaaaatttgaagaatgttgaagctgctctttttccatacagtgaaagtaaattgtgactgaggctaacattctgccttgcatctcattttgtgttccacggaagagattcatatgagtttgaaacaaTGTGAAGATTAATGACAGACATTCcatttttgatgaactatccctttaattttaagGCACTGATTGTTCTTTGAGATTGTTTTTGGGTTTACATAATGGAGTGAAAATGGGAAGTATGGTGTGTGGGATCCTTGCTTGTGTCTACACGGCTTACATAAGGGCTTGATATTTCTGGCGCCAGGAGGTCTTGTTTATCCATTAGTGTGAATTCTTCATAGTTCTCAAACAAGAGTGgaaaaaaaactgtgtaaaataaTTTTGAACTGCTGTTTGTTTGCACATTAAAGGCGTATGTGACTTGTAGATTTGGAGTTTAATTTGCATGCATCAGTGCATATGAGTTGTAGTCGTGTTTGGGTGTATTAGTGGATCCTCCATAGGCATGTgcttatgtgtgtctgtgtttttgtttagGGAGTTTAGTTTGAGCCTGGCTCCAGCTGGTAGCTGAGCAGAGTGGCTTGTATTTTGGCTCCTAATTAATTCTCACTCTGCAACAGTGGACTGATGATACAGAGGAAGAGTAGGAGAGAAGTTCAACTTTAAGATCACTTTAAGACACTGGAAAATGCACATGTGAGTAGACAGAGTGGAGACTTAGACATTAAGTTAATTGCATTCTTTCAGAGCTCTAGTTAAACAAAAAGCTCAGGTGGCAGCAGCTTCCTCATGCCTCAGTGGAGCTAAGTATTTAAGGGTGGCTAGACTTGATGTAACAGAGATCAGCATTTGAGTTGAAAATTGAACTAGAATTAATCTATTCACACAGAGCAAGACAACAGGTCAAAAGTTACATATGTGGttaatctacagtatatacagtacagtggcaTTCACATATTTGGACACCTAAgccacaattaaattaaaaattcacccaaaaattataattctctcatttactcacacttaaaCTCTCAAactcgcatgactttctttcctctgtggaacacacaattatattttgatggagatatgatgtgtatgtgtctatacaattcaagtcaatggggtgcaaacttttaagctccaaaaaggacataaaggaagTATTAAGGTAGTCCATATGtttctagtggtttaatccatgtcttctgaagtgatatgatcagttttgagtgagaacagaccaaaatttaagtcctttttcactataattcttgccatctgcagtctccttggtgcgaTCATGATTTAAATCTctaattacacttccttgtgcttgatgaatgcgggtgaataaatgatgggagaattataaattttgggaaaactattcctttaaccttttaAATGCTTTGTAATTTTCCCGAACACTCTTACatactcgggtctttagagacccggcacttatatctatcaaaaatggatgtacaaaatgcccagatagtgtcacattttcaaaatattttcaagacaattagaaaacaataaaatattttgatgttttatttttaataaagtaaagAGATAAAGCTACAAATCAGGACAATTCAAGAACAGGAttattttcacactaaaattttatgagatgcaactggctgtcaaaaacatactgagctacacaacacataatctacacatgtgtaacttatgtgtatctTCTCAGGTACTTGTGGAGTCTAAATAGATTCACAACttgcattatttcagtagtaaacTCAAATGACAAGTCATatacttttcatgtgttgtacttgctttaAGTTTACTTTGCTATTTGACTAAGAAAAAACATCAATGTcaaaagtcaatcactgaaacatcagtgcctgcttaagaaataacatgtatattatgtatgtgtatatgcatataaaatactgataattcaccactgacgatagttcattgttgcacaaaaagtcaatgtgatatagtatttatttgcatgaatatagtactcatttctcttgtaataaaaaataaatagatatcctgtgatagagaacttaaatagatatgaaataattataaaaaaaatatataatttatggaagtgcacaaaaaaaaacaaaaaacactgacaTCCTGACCTtcttacatacctcgggtctctagAGACCCTTTACACTtttataccatatatatatatatatatatatatatatatatatatatatattattattattattaataataataatatttttttaattttttatttatttttttaaatacactatttataagagagagattgaggaatactaaagaggtgtgggcacaacttcaAAAAATGGAAGAGGTACATgagaatgaggtcctgggtctctaaagacccaaggtatgcgtttaagggttaaaatgTAGGAATTGCATAAGGCtacataatattcaaaatattcaaaGAAAGAGTccaagtgtgatttttttttttttaagtaaaatatttaacaaaaaaagaGTTATGTGATAGCCTTTAAATGATATAACAATAGATATATTAAAATTgagacaaagtatttggacactttttggttgtcaaacaaaaattgaatcatttatttttcattagaaatgatattatcagcataacagtttgagtgaaacttttgtgcaaaacctgatgattatgatataatcatgatcctgcagagCATCTTAAGCTTTAATAAAagaacctgtccttttgtacaaaatgagttaacacagttaatgtcacaaatttgcataTTTGATTAATGATCAttaaattgtgtggaatcttaaaccTAACCTGAATtccttgatgtaatccttcctcatgatcatgcagcatgttttcatgagctgaatgggaggctaaacactattaaagtgtgacaagactCATGCTGCGCATGCAAACCATTTGTGCATCACAAgccaatcaactatttagcccttttcgatgaatcgcacctgcaaaatcctatatttccatgtttaatttatattttgaaaagacttttgaaccccacgatgtgggtttatgttttctcttttaatcgtttaatgtaattgagtgtgactatggtttaaggagggtgtatgctgggttggaaatctcaaggattaatagtggtgttttcct comes from Myxocyprinus asiaticus isolate MX2 ecotype Aquarium Trade chromosome 41, UBuf_Myxa_2, whole genome shotgun sequence and encodes:
- the LOC127432085 gene encoding complement C1q and tumor necrosis factor-related protein 9-like; the encoded protein is MLFPRQIFMLFLVLLVNAAEQEVSEKKDGCMWGHPGIPGDPGHNGMPGRDGRDGAKGDKGDRGDIGTCGEAGKHGPKGDKGEPGIAGMGGMKGRRGDNGDRGPPGKMGPQGFPGPLGLKGQKGEIGLQGPQGIKGEVGPEGPEGPKGDIGFKGEKGLQGPLGPLGRPGPKGDLGNQGIKGSIGLRGEKGSKGNIGEQGPKGDMPEIPKSAFSAGLSETSKIPPANTPIRFDKILYNRQGHYDPQTGRFTCAISGAYYFTYHITVYSRNVKVALVKNGQRMIHTMDNYQSGEDQAAGGAVLDLEVGDKVWLQVADGELFNGLYADEDDDTVFSGFLLFAA